One Microcaecilia unicolor chromosome 8, aMicUni1.1, whole genome shotgun sequence DNA window includes the following coding sequences:
- the CBY3 gene encoding protein chibby homolog 3, with product MDIAINFNPYLIRSLRKFHPKRSPLRRANSASTFYLLNHKARLEELGLEYGPPSVRLNGMKYVFKNGTWVNESQNYPAKPSYKKLLAKNKALIEQNNYLKLQMELLMDMLTEATAQLHTLEDKLGSKIYLKSKGMKEPRRILMLQSKE from the coding sequence ATGGATATTGCTATTAACTTTAACCCCTACCTGATAAGGTCCTTGAGAAAATTCCACCCCAAGCGCTCTCCACTTCGCCGTGCAAACTCTGCCTCGACCTTCTATCTGCTCAACCACAAGGCACGACTGGAAGAACTCGGCCTGGAATATGGCCCGCCAAGTGTCCGTCTTAACGGCATGAAGTACGTCTTCAAGAATGGCACGTGGGTGAATGAAAGCCAGAACTACCCAGCCAAGCCATCCTACAAGAAGTTGCTAGCCAAGAACAAGGCCCTGATCGAGCAAAACAACTACCTGAAGTTGCAGATGGAGCTGTTGATGGACATGCTAACAGAGGCCACAGCACAGCTACATACCCTGGAAGATAAACTGGGGAGCAAAATCTACCTGAAAAGCAAAGGGATGAAGGAACCACGTCGGATCCTGATGCTACAGAGCAAAGAGTAA